TGAACCCCGACGGTCGGTACGTTCAGCAGGGCGCACTCCGCGGTGCCGGCACGGACCGCGCTGCATATCTCAACGCAGAGCACATGCTGGATCGTTACGGCGTGGCTTACGTCTGTCGGCACCCGGAGCTGCTGCTCGGAATCGTGCCTTCCGTTGGTCTGGCGTACCGCGCTCACGCGAGCGGTCGATTAGCAAGGAACGATACTCCTCTCCCACAAACGGACGGCACGAGGTACATGCCGCCGTATGATCATGAGGACCTGATCGCCCGACTGACCAGGGCCTATGGAAAGCTGGATCAGGTATTCGCTCCGCCAAGATCGCGACAGTGATCCGCATGGGACGCTCCTGGTTCATGAGATATCCAGCCAGGTGAGACACTCAACTTCTCGTGACGATTGGGGGCTAAGGTCGTCGAGCGCCCTCCTACATGCACTGACTGCCGAAGGTGACGTTGCCATCAGAACAAGTCGGCTGAATCCGGCTTTGCGAATCTTGATTATGTTGGTTCTAATGTCGGACTTGCCGGTCTCGACCTCAACGGCGACGCGCTCGTCACGACGCTCAGCGACAAGGTCGACGGCGCCGTTTCCTTCGATCGTGTATTCGTGCGTGATGGCGTAGCCGTCGTTTTCAAAGTAATCGGCGACCCTGCGGACCCAATACCGGTGTTCCAGGCTGACGCGTGGAGCGGGCCCGGCGTCGATTCCGTTATCATTGCAGACCACTCGGCCTGCGTCGGTAAGTTGATAGAGCACAACCTGGCCGGAGCGTGTTGCGATGGCCACGGCTTCAATAAGCCCGGCCTTGTCAAGGTCCTGCCGGATGGCGTTTCCCTTCCGGCGGGAGAAGTGAAGGCGTTGGTAGCGAGATACTGTCGTCGATAGTGGCCGCGCGGCGACATCGGCAAGGAACCGAACGGCCTCGCGGGACATCTCCGGTTCCTGTGTGGGTGGCTGGTCTTCCTGCCTAGCAAGGGAAGATTCCGGCGTCTGAGATGAGTCCGGAATCTTCCTTGGTTCATTCTCGGGGGATGGTGGGTGGGATGATTCTTCAATTCTATTCCTATCCGCGCCTGGAATCGGCGTGACCGCTCCTTGATAATCAGGCCAAGCTGCGGTAGCCGCGGAATCGGTGTGATAGGCAGCCATACGCTCGCTAACGGCTTGGTCAGTTACCGATCCTTCGTTTACGGGACATCGGGGCACTTGTATTAGGAACGGCTCGGGATGTTCGTCGGCTAGCCGGACGGCCGCGGTGCCGATGGGGAGCGTGTTTAACGCCTGCTTCTGTTCGTCTGTCAGATTCATGGCTGATGCAATCGCCTGTACGTCACTACGCAGTTTCTGGCTGAGGGCGATCGTCGCATAAGAGTTGGCAAAGGCGACTTTGCTGAGCAGTGAGGCTGATTGATCGACGAAGACGTAACCGAGACCGTACTGCCGGACCATCCTGATGCTCGTCTCTAGGATGGACTCGCGTGCTTCGGCCCCGCGTTGAAGTAAGAGGTTGTGCGCCTCCTCGAGAACGATCAGGTTGGTCAGCCGGCTTCGTGGGCCCTTGGCGAGGCGGAACCGGTACAAGTAGAGCGTGAGTGCCTCCGAGAACATGGTCCGGTCCGAGTTACTCGACAGACCGTCCATCTCGAGCACGACGTTGTGCTTGAGAAGCTCTTGGACATGATCGTTGTTCTGCGTATTGACGACGGCGCCGAATTCGCCGTAGGTCATGGCTAGCAGGATTCGCTCGGCGGACGCCTGCCACATGGCCGCACGGCCTCTGAGCTTCTCGTTGCGTAGCCATTCGAGCAGATCCGCAATTGTCGGCCAACGTTTGGGCGAGCGCGAGTATATGCCTCCGTCCTGGTAGAGTCGGTGTATGCCGGCGACCAAGAGGCTTATGACGCCTTCGCCGCCGAAATAGGCGGAGGCGATGACGTCGACGATGAGCTTGATCCAGACGTTCGGCTCGCAGCCGGGCGGCGGAATCAGTGGATTGAATCGTAACGGCGCGACGTTGCGCCCGATCGTATAGACACGAAGATCAGGATGGAGTGAAAGTAGATCACGGTAGCCGCGCTTCCAATCGAGAGCCAAGACCCTGATGCCTCGCTCGATGATCCCGCGCATGAGAATAAAGGTGAGGTTCGTTTTGCCGGAACCGCTTCGTCCGGCTACCAGAATGTGCTCCTTGAGTCGGGCGCTTTTCAGGCTGAACGGGTACATTGTCCGTTTGCCGTAACTGACAGCGCCGAGCATGACATCTCCGGCTGCTGCGAAGGACTTGGTTGGAGGCGGGAATGGCGAGCGATCGGGTTCAAAGGTATGGCCCAGGTGTCGCGCGGCCAGAAGCTCCAAGGTCTGCTCGATTTCCGCGCGCCCTCCGGGATCGGATTCCGCCATGTAGACCGACCACAGTCGATCGATCCGTCGGCCGAGAACGGGACGGAGTTTGCGGCACAGGTCTTGGATTCGAGAGATCATTCCGAATCACCTCCATCGTCGCCGAGAATCTCCATCTTTCGGTAAGCTGACAGGTACTGCTGGATGACCTCGGGAAGCGACCGCCTGAGCATGGACACGTCCTTCCAGAACGCGATTCTCTCGGCGCGCTGCTCGGAATGCAGTTCCTGTAAACGCCGGTGGTATCGC
This window of the Phycisphaerae bacterium genome carries:
- a CDS encoding ATP-binding protein — its product is MISRIQDLCRKLRPVLGRRIDRLWSVYMAESDPGGRAEIEQTLELLAARHLGHTFEPDRSPFPPPTKSFAAAGDVMLGAVSYGKRTMYPFSLKSARLKEHILVAGRSGSGKTNLTFILMRGIIERGIRVLALDWKRGYRDLLSLHPDLRVYTIGRNVAPLRFNPLIPPPGCEPNVWIKLIVDVIASAYFGGEGVISLLVAGIHRLYQDGGIYSRSPKRWPTIADLLEWLRNEKLRGRAAMWQASAERILLAMTYGEFGAVVNTQNNDHVQELLKHNVVLEMDGLSSNSDRTMFSEALTLYLYRFRLAKGPRSRLTNLIVLEEAHNLLLQRGAEARESILETSIRMVRQYGLGYVFVDQSASLLSKVAFANSYATIALSQKLRSDVQAIASAMNLTDEQKQALNTLPIGTAAVRLADEHPEPFLIQVPRCPVNEGSVTDQAVSERMAAYHTDSAATAAWPDYQGAVTPIPGADRNRIEESSHPPSPENEPRKIPDSSQTPESSLARQEDQPPTQEPEMSREAVRFLADVAARPLSTTVSRYQRLHFSRRKGNAIRQDLDKAGLIEAVAIATRSGQVVLYQLTDAGRVVCNDNGIDAGPAPRVSLEHRYWVRRVADYFENDGYAITHEYTIEGNGAVDLVAERRDERVAVEVETGKSDIRTNIIKIRKAGFSRLVLMATSPSAVSACRRALDDLSPQSSREVECLTWLDIS